In Sebaldella termitidis ATCC 33386, one DNA window encodes the following:
- a CDS encoding AzlD domain-containing protein — protein MRGNVYIYILVMSGVTYLIRLLPLLLFNREIKNIYIKSFLYYVPYVTLAVMIFPGILYATGNRWSAFAGFLTALILAYRGNNLFRVSLCACFSVFIVELVQKIIF, from the coding sequence ATGAGGGGTAATGTTTATATTTACATACTTGTAATGTCTGGAGTCACTTATTTAATACGTCTGCTTCCATTACTGCTTTTTAACAGAGAGATAAAAAATATTTATATTAAGTCATTTTTATATTATGTACCTTATGTTACTCTTGCTGTTATGATTTTTCCGGGTATACTGTACGCAACAGGAAATAGATGGTCGGCTTTTGCCGGATTTTTAACAGCTCTTATACTGGCTTACAGGGGAAATAATTTATTTAGGGTTTCTCTTTGCGCATGTTTTTCAGTTTTTATTGTTGAATTAGTTCAAAAAATTATATTTTAA
- the dhaL gene encoding dihydroxyacetone kinase subunit DhaL: protein MIFKNSTSGVIVDNLITTIQNNRDYLSEIDGKIGDGDHGINMNKGFTMCREKLAGKTYSFSEGLKVLSETLMDDIGGSMGPLYGVFFEEISLSINKENISAEIFAEVLNNSIKAIKDIGNAKPGDKTLLDTLVPAYEAFENAHIKGNNFYDSLNEMKDAAYKGWQSTEDMVAKIGRASRLGERSRGVLDAGATSCYLIIESMADTIQKMLSET, encoded by the coding sequence ATGATATTTAAAAACAGTACTTCTGGAGTAATTGTAGATAATCTTATCACTACTATACAGAATAACAGAGATTATCTAAGTGAAATAGACGGAAAAATCGGTGATGGTGACCATGGAATTAATATGAATAAGGGATTCACTATGTGCCGTGAAAAGCTCGCAGGAAAAACCTATTCTTTTTCTGAAGGATTAAAAGTATTAAGTGAAACTCTTATGGATGATATTGGAGGTTCAATGGGTCCTTTATATGGAGTTTTCTTTGAAGAAATATCACTTTCAATAAATAAAGAAAATATTTCTGCTGAAATTTTTGCAGAAGTACTTAATAATTCTATTAAAGCAATAAAAGATATAGGAAATGCCAAACCCGGCGATAAAACTTTGCTTGACACTCTGGTACCTGCATACGAAGCTTTTGAAAATGCCCATATAAAAGGAAATAATTTTTATGACTCATTAAATGAAATGAAAGATGCTGCCTATAAAGGCTGGCAGTCTACAGAAGATATGGTCGCCAAAATAGGACGAGCTTCAAGACTTGGTGAAAGATCAAGAGGTGTTTTAGATGCAGGAGCTACAAGTTGTTATCTGATTATTGAATCCATGGCTGATACGATTCAAAAAATGCTTTCAGAAACTTAA
- a CDS encoding dihydroxyacetone kinase subunit DhaK, producing the protein MTRIVNNPDFVVEDMLKGFIKANKHLVTATENSRVIKYINAPVEGKVGIVTGGGSGHKPAFIGYIGKNMCDAVAVGEIFSSPTANAFLDAISAASSGKGVACLYGNYAGDNMNVNMAIRKAKALGIEVKTVVANDDCASAGKSEREKRRGVAGEVLMWKIGGAKASQGADLDEVIKAAQKAIDNTRSVGIGTAPCTIPAVGHPNFTIEAGMMEVGIGHHGEPGIAVESLKKADEIAKKITDIILPDLPFNSGDEVVVLLSGLGATPVMEQYIVYNKVDSILREKGINIYKAYVGNYFTSLEMMGITLTVMKLDDELKELIDIPVESVGLTQFGK; encoded by the coding sequence ATGACAAGAATAGTTAATAATCCGGATTTTGTGGTAGAAGATATGTTAAAAGGATTTATAAAAGCAAATAAACATCTTGTAACAGCCACTGAAAATTCGAGAGTAATAAAATATATAAATGCACCTGTAGAAGGAAAAGTAGGAATTGTTACAGGCGGTGGTTCAGGACATAAACCTGCGTTTATCGGTTATATAGGAAAAAATATGTGTGATGCTGTTGCTGTAGGTGAGATTTTCTCTTCTCCTACTGCAAATGCTTTTCTTGATGCAATATCTGCTGCTTCTTCCGGTAAAGGTGTTGCCTGTCTTTATGGAAATTATGCAGGCGACAATATGAATGTAAATATGGCAATAAGAAAAGCCAAAGCACTCGGGATAGAAGTAAAAACCGTAGTTGCAAATGACGACTGTGCTTCTGCAGGAAAAAGTGAAAGAGAAAAAAGAAGAGGTGTGGCAGGAGAAGTCTTGATGTGGAAAATAGGCGGTGCCAAAGCTTCACAGGGTGCTGATCTTGACGAAGTAATTAAAGCGGCTCAAAAAGCTATTGATAATACAAGATCAGTGGGTATAGGTACTGCTCCATGCACTATTCCTGCCGTAGGACATCCGAACTTCACTATAGAAGCAGGAATGATGGAAGTCGGAATAGGACATCACGGTGAACCCGGTATAGCTGTAGAGTCATTAAAAAAAGCTGACGAAATAGCCAAAAAAATAACTGATATTATTCTTCCTGATCTGCCTTTTAATTCCGGCGACGAAGTTGTGGTTCTTCTTTCAGGGCTTGGTGCTACGCCTGTTATGGAACAATATATAGTTTATAATAAAGTAGACAGTATTCTTAGGGAAAAAGGCATAAACATATATAAAGCATATGTAGGCAACTATTTTACATCACTTGAAATGATGGGTATAACTCTTACTGTTATGAAACTGGACGACGAGTTAAAAGAACTAATTGATATACCTGTAGAATCCGTAGGATTAACACAGTTTGGGAAATGA
- the rpiB gene encoding ribose 5-phosphate isomerase B: MNIALGCDEAGFDLKQIIAAKLKELGHSIEDYGCYDKNPVLYPDIGRKVAEAIAGGKHERGVLICGTGIGMCITANKIPGVSAAVCHDSFSAVRSRCSNNAQIMCMGARVIGNELAKQLLEIWLSNDFSGGGSTDKVEMINEIEKIYRR; the protein is encoded by the coding sequence ATGAATATTGCATTAGGCTGTGATGAGGCCGGCTTCGATCTAAAACAGATCATAGCTGCTAAATTAAAAGAGCTGGGGCATAGTATAGAAGACTATGGCTGTTATGATAAAAATCCTGTTTTATATCCTGATATCGGAAGAAAAGTGGCAGAAGCAATAGCCGGCGGAAAACATGAAAGAGGAGTTTTAATTTGCGGTACAGGTATAGGCATGTGTATTACTGCTAATAAAATCCCGGGTGTCAGTGCAGCAGTTTGTCATGACAGTTTTTCGGCAGTCCGTTCAAGATGTTCCAATAATGCACAAATTATGTGTATGGGTGCAAGAGTAATAGGAAATGAACTGGCAAAACAGCTGTTAGAAATCTGGCTTTCAAATGATTTTTCAGGCGGAGGCAGTACAGACAAAGTAGAAATGATTAATGAAATAGAAAAAATTTACCGCCGTTGA
- a CDS encoding sugar phosphate isomerase/epimerase family protein, whose product MYFKFGVDSFIWAEKFSEKDLWIIPKAKELGFEVIDFAIADPFSFPVKAVKEKLEEVGIDCVCTTTLTAETNPISPDPEIRKNAAEAMKKCVDICEELESPILGGVNYAAWGYLTKKPRTEEEWNWAVANMKEVCKYAKEKGNVIICVECVNRFETHFLNIAEDAVKFCKDVGYDNIKVHLDCFHMIREEKNFTEAVKTCGKEYLGYIHVNENDRGIPGTGLVPFKEFFLAVKNIGYEGPLVIESFDPSFEELSGNCAIWRKFADTGEELAVKGLKNLKEIAETI is encoded by the coding sequence ATGTATTTTAAATTTGGTGTAGACAGTTTTATATGGGCAGAAAAATTTAGTGAAAAGGATCTATGGATTATTCCCAAAGCAAAGGAACTTGGTTTTGAAGTTATTGATTTTGCTATAGCAGACCCATTTTCTTTTCCTGTTAAAGCTGTAAAAGAAAAGCTGGAAGAAGTAGGAATTGACTGTGTATGTACTACTACTCTCACTGCTGAAACAAATCCGATTTCGCCCGATCCGGAAATAAGAAAAAATGCAGCAGAAGCTATGAAAAAATGTGTTGATATATGTGAAGAACTGGAATCTCCTATTTTGGGCGGGGTTAATTATGCAGCATGGGGTTATCTCACAAAAAAGCCGCGAACAGAAGAAGAATGGAATTGGGCTGTAGCTAACATGAAAGAAGTGTGTAAATATGCCAAGGAAAAAGGAAATGTCATTATCTGTGTAGAATGTGTAAATAGATTTGAAACCCATTTTCTGAATATTGCAGAGGACGCAGTTAAATTCTGTAAAGATGTTGGTTATGATAATATAAAAGTTCATTTAGACTGTTTCCATATGATAAGGGAAGAAAAAAACTTTACCGAAGCAGTTAAAACATGCGGAAAAGAATATCTGGGATATATTCATGTAAATGAGAATGACAGAGGTATTCCCGGAACAGGGCTTGTTCCGTTCAAAGAATTCTTTCTTGCTGTTAAAAATATAGGCTATGAAGGTCCTCTTGTAATAGAATCATTTGATCCAAGCTTTGAAGAACTGAGCGGCAACTGTGCTATATGGAGAAAATTTGCCGATACAGGCGAGGAACTTGCTGTCAAAGGACTTAAAAATCTGAAAGAAATAGCCGAAACTATTTAA
- a CDS encoding cupin domain-containing protein encodes MAKLMEIMGKFPFEPDKKKPMLIRKQDYSMALYPPNNAFTSDNTYTIVTTDTFMLGIYELGPGGAFDPLDIHPGDETYYILQGPIVQRSGNGQFAYLETGDGLYMPEEAWHKAHNFSDKTARVLYFITPKAWGENIPPAVIPTDSETKFYKGPNNDNLPDMRGIIKDFARQGCTDDIGAWPVSGPEARKAPQAVYAVRDGDKLNNVHGTAHPMLMRFISSNDYGHMGEFILPAGGYGPRCSDPDIHKGDAALYCVDGPVTVNLVDMEESFQIEPEDTFFIPAGIKYQLVNFQNHPVKLVFAITDL; translated from the coding sequence ATGGCAAAATTAATGGAAATTATGGGTAAATTCCCATTCGAACCTGACAAGAAAAAACCTATGTTAATCAGAAAGCAGGATTACTCTATGGCTCTTTATCCGCCGAATAATGCATTCACCAGCGATAACACATATACTATTGTTACTACAGATACTTTTATGCTGGGAATATATGAATTAGGACCAGGCGGGGCATTTGATCCGCTTGATATTCACCCAGGTGATGAAACTTACTATATTCTTCAGGGTCCTATTGTACAAAGAAGCGGAAATGGTCAGTTCGCATACCTTGAAACTGGTGACGGACTTTACATGCCTGAAGAAGCATGGCATAAAGCTCATAATTTTTCTGACAAAACAGCAAGAGTTCTTTATTTTATTACTCCTAAAGCATGGGGCGAAAATATTCCGCCTGCTGTTATCCCTACTGATTCAGAAACTAAATTTTATAAAGGACCTAATAATGATAATCTTCCTGATATGAGAGGAATCATAAAGGATTTTGCAAGACAGGGGTGTACTGATGATATAGGAGCATGGCCTGTAAGCGGACCGGAAGCAAGAAAAGCTCCTCAGGCAGTATATGCTGTAAGAGACGGAGATAAACTTAATAATGTTCACGGCACTGCACATCCTATGCTGATGAGATTCATATCAAGCAATGATTATGGTCACATGGGTGAATTTATACTTCCTGCCGGCGGATACGGACCTCGTTGCTCAGATCCCGATATACACAAAGGAGACGCTGCATTATATTGTGTTGACGGACCGGTAACTGTTAATCTTGTGGATATGGAGGAATCTTTTCAGATAGAGCCTGAAGATACTTTCTTTATTCCTGCCGGAATCAAGTATCAGCTGGTAAACTTTCAGAATCATCCTGTAAAATTAGTCTTTGCCATAACTGATTTATGA
- a CDS encoding BglG family transcription antiterminator: protein MKNLVKKIIRTLLDVHDYMTADELARIVNVSVSSIKHNIKDVREELKKYDIELLSIPRKGFCLDIDNSQRALTLQEIDNANSPDSFSFRKNYILDTLFQYNSVYTIQLFADELYVSRSIIRKDLQYITNILERHDLTLMKKRNYGIVIEGNEFNIRQAMIEHNIKKYSVSDSFELPEDLDRRFDSKKYSYFRNTYENIDMSKILTAVQKLEEELDITFSDDSFYQLLEYIIVSLIRMKNEKFITSQKPESSLELNESCFTAARNLFNSIVKAETAGLELESTYLAARLMVYRTCTSNILSSNKYYKNIAKKFISGIGGVIGETTLSQKNHLIRDIAAFYEIIKFRNDYQIITWNDIHHDIKERFASLYGMCLAQLHDIEDELNVDFTQDDVAWIVLLLHNTIVETVKSKEAVLITASDKQTSRYMANKLMEKIMGLDVKEISHYKNFKMKKSLKPPLIITTVALNINNSAFISKEVNEDDIELIQKKIGEKFYDEIISSNIFEEVFHRELVLCDLYAKDKKDAISKICNLMMEKGYVSEGFEEKVLERENKTPTSIGSQIAIPHVFKDCVKKTAIAAVRLKYPVLWCGEDKVKIILLMALDINSKNKMKKLLQKLYTFIDNPEKQVHLLDVENSEEMFQVLLKQS, encoded by the coding sequence ATGAAAAATTTAGTAAAAAAGATTATCCGTACTTTACTTGATGTTCATGATTATATGACAGCCGATGAACTTGCAAGAATAGTGAATGTCTCCGTAAGCAGCATTAAACACAATATTAAAGATGTTCGTGAAGAATTAAAAAAATACGATATCGAGCTGCTCAGCATCCCGCGAAAAGGTTTTTGCCTTGATATTGACAACAGCCAAAGGGCTCTGACACTTCAGGAAATAGATAATGCTAATTCTCCTGATTCGTTTTCATTCAGAAAAAATTACATTCTTGATACCCTGTTTCAGTATAACTCCGTTTATACAATTCAGCTTTTCGCAGATGAGTTATATGTCAGCCGCAGTATTATAAGAAAAGACCTGCAGTATATTACGAATATTTTGGAAAGACATGATCTCACGCTAATGAAAAAAAGAAATTATGGAATTGTAATTGAAGGTAATGAATTTAACATCAGACAGGCTATGATCGAACATAATATAAAAAAATATTCAGTTTCAGATTCTTTTGAATTACCCGAGGATCTGGACAGACGTTTTGACAGCAAAAAGTACTCCTATTTCAGAAATACTTATGAAAATATTGATATGTCAAAAATACTGACTGCTGTCCAGAAGCTTGAAGAAGAATTGGACATTACATTTTCCGATGATTCTTTCTATCAGCTTTTGGAATATATTATAGTCAGCCTCATAAGAATGAAAAATGAGAAATTTATCACCAGTCAAAAACCTGAAAGCTCCCTTGAGTTAAATGAATCATGTTTTACTGCAGCCCGAAACCTTTTCAACAGTATAGTCAAAGCAGAAACAGCCGGTCTGGAGCTGGAAAGCACCTATCTGGCTGCAAGGCTTATGGTTTACCGCACATGTACCAGCAATATTTTATCCTCAAATAAATATTATAAAAATATAGCAAAAAAATTCATTTCAGGTATAGGAGGTGTTATCGGAGAAACAACTCTCTCTCAGAAAAATCATCTTATAAGAGATATAGCCGCCTTCTACGAAATTATAAAATTCCGGAATGATTATCAAATAATAACCTGGAATGATATACACCATGACATAAAGGAAAGGTTTGCAAGTCTTTACGGCATGTGTCTTGCACAGCTTCATGATATCGAAGATGAGCTTAATGTTGACTTTACACAGGATGATGTAGCATGGATTGTTCTTCTCCTGCATAACACTATTGTTGAAACTGTAAAATCAAAGGAAGCTGTTCTCATTACCGCCTCTGATAAACAGACTTCCAGATACATGGCCAATAAGCTGATGGAAAAAATTATGGGACTTGATGTAAAAGAGATAAGTCACTATAAAAATTTCAAAATGAAAAAATCACTAAAGCCTCCTCTCATTATTACCACAGTAGCACTTAATATCAATAATTCCGCATTCATAAGTAAAGAGGTCAATGAAGATGATATAGAACTTATACAAAAGAAAATAGGAGAAAAATTTTATGATGAAATTATTTCAAGCAATATTTTTGAAGAAGTGTTTCACAGAGAACTTGTATTATGTGACCTATATGCCAAGGATAAAAAAGATGCCATTTCCAAAATTTGCAATCTGATGATGGAAAAAGGCTATGTCAGCGAAGGCTTTGAAGAAAAAGTACTGGAACGTGAAAATAAAACTCCTACTTCTATCGGTTCACAAATAGCAATACCGCATGTTTTCAAAGACTGTGTCAAGAAAACGGCAATTGCAGCAGTAAGATTAAAATATCCCGTTTTATGGTGCGGGGAAGATAAAGTCAAAATTATACTGCTCATGGCACTTGATATAAATTCCAAAAATAAAATGAAAAAATTACTTCAAAAACTCTATACTTTTATTGATAACCCGGAAAAACAGGTACATTTACTTGACGTAGAAAATTCTGAGGAAATGTTTCAGGTTCTATTAAAACAAAGCTGA
- a CDS encoding zinc-dependent alcohol dehydrogenase produces the protein MDIKKMRFGMLKAKGVTEIRERALPEMGEFDVLIKQETCNICTTDYGQFSGLREHQGYPMAGGHEGSGIIIEKGRKVKGYEIGDRVALLYDACGRCDMCKSGQEGRCADADILDKFSEDGYKGFFGFADYMVVPSRRIAKINKDLPSAEAGFLEPLATVVKGVKLVKAKPNETIAVIGAGTMGLLNALTLKAYGCKVILTESFDNKLENAKALGFDVIDIKKEDPVEGVMRLTNGKGVDAVVVAVGNSAANNQSVKMLKEAYGRILVFAAGYPEPNFDISSNLIHYKRMEIIGTFSADYIDFMDAAELLNSGAVKVTNLLESKTFKLDDFKEALEYASIPGKYRVTVEL, from the coding sequence ATGGATATTAAAAAAATGCGCTTTGGTATGCTGAAAGCTAAGGGAGTTACAGAAATAAGGGAGAGAGCCCTTCCTGAAATGGGAGAATTCGACGTGCTTATAAAACAGGAAACCTGCAATATCTGTACTACAGATTACGGTCAGTTTTCAGGTTTAAGGGAACATCAGGGATATCCTATGGCCGGGGGACACGAAGGGTCAGGAATTATTATAGAAAAGGGAAGGAAAGTAAAGGGATACGAAATCGGAGACAGAGTTGCCCTTTTATATGATGCCTGCGGGCGTTGCGACATGTGTAAATCCGGACAGGAAGGGCGGTGCGCTGACGCTGATATTCTGGATAAATTTTCGGAAGACGGATACAAAGGATTTTTTGGATTCGCTGATTATATGGTAGTACCAAGCAGAAGAATTGCCAAAATAAATAAAGATCTTCCTTCAGCAGAGGCCGGATTTCTTGAACCCTTAGCCACAGTAGTAAAAGGGGTAAAGCTGGTCAAGGCAAAACCAAATGAAACTATTGCAGTTATAGGCGCAGGAACTATGGGGCTGTTAAATGCCCTCACATTAAAAGCTTATGGATGTAAAGTTATTCTGACAGAAAGTTTTGATAATAAACTGGAAAATGCTAAAGCTCTTGGTTTTGATGTTATTGATATAAAAAAAGAGGATCCTGTAGAAGGTGTAATGAGACTTACTAACGGTAAAGGAGTGGATGCAGTAGTTGTTGCTGTGGGTAATTCTGCAGCAAATAATCAGTCTGTAAAAATGCTGAAAGAAGCTTACGGCAGAATCCTAGTTTTTGCTGCAGGATATCCCGAGCCAAATTTTGACATCAGCTCTAATCTTATACATTACAAACGTATGGAAATCATAGGAACTTTTTCAGCAGACTATATAGACTTTATGGATGCTGCCGAACTGTTAAATTCAGGAGCAGTTAAGGTCACTAATCTCCTTGAGTCTAAAACCTTTAAGCTGGATGACTTTAAAGAAGCACTGGAATACGCTTCTATTCCTGGAAAATACAGGGTTACAGTAGAACTATAA
- a CDS encoding class II fructose-bisphosphate aldolase has product MLVNMREILDIAEKERYAVPCINTPNMETLRAVVDAAEELNTPVIIDHAQVHDSVIPIEKIGPEMVKYAKQAKVPVCVHLDHGVDFNFVMKAIRLGFSSIMYDCSALPFEENMKNVKDFVRIAKELDITVEAELGVMASSAEDTHGDAESRVLTNEDIKEYFTDPEEAGKFARETGCDALAVCFGTMHGIYAEPPVLDIERVKEIRAAMPDNCRIVMHGASGVEFDQVQRAIDAGCSKINYYSYMSKAAVKFAEEKIRETEGKIGYHELQEAVYGLMKEHAKEVLTAFRNGK; this is encoded by the coding sequence ATGTTAGTAAACATGAGAGAAATTTTGGATATTGCGGAAAAAGAAAGATACGCCGTTCCCTGCATTAATACACCAAATATGGAAACTCTGCGTGCTGTGGTAGATGCAGCAGAAGAGCTGAATACACCTGTAATCATAGATCATGCACAGGTTCATGATTCAGTTATTCCTATTGAAAAAATAGGACCGGAAATGGTCAAATATGCCAAACAGGCAAAAGTACCCGTATGTGTACATCTGGATCACGGAGTAGATTTTAACTTTGTTATGAAAGCTATCAGGCTTGGATTTTCTTCTATTATGTATGATTGCAGCGCATTGCCCTTCGAAGAAAATATGAAAAATGTAAAAGATTTTGTCAGAATCGCAAAAGAACTTGATATAACCGTGGAAGCCGAACTCGGCGTTATGGCTTCTTCCGCTGAAGATACACACGGAGATGCAGAATCAAGAGTGCTGACAAATGAAGATATAAAAGAGTACTTTACAGATCCTGAGGAAGCAGGAAAATTCGCAAGGGAAACAGGCTGTGACGCTCTGGCTGTCTGCTTTGGTACAATGCACGGTATATATGCCGAACCGCCTGTACTTGATATTGAAAGAGTAAAAGAAATCCGCGCTGCTATGCCGGATAACTGCAGAATAGTTATGCACGGAGCATCAGGAGTAGAATTTGATCAGGTTCAGCGTGCTATTGATGCCGGCTGTTCCAAAATAAACTATTATTCATACATGTCAAAAGCTGCTGTTAAATTTGCAGAAGAAAAAATCAGAGAAACAGAAGGTAAAATTGGATATCACGAATTGCAGGAGGCAGTTTACGGTCTGATGAAAGAACATGCGAAAGAAGTCCTAACAGCATTTAGAAATGGAAAATAG
- a CDS encoding PTS sugar transporter subunit IIA, whose translation MCKSIICEENIVLQAEFDNKWDAIRACGEILVNQGYVAEEYIDDMLEREKVATVHIGNHLAIPHGIANSECHIFHSGISFIQIPDGVSFGEDTAYLMIGIAGKDGTHIDILSNIALACSELETIEILRHTNDKNLIINTFSNMDV comes from the coding sequence ATGTGTAAAAGTATAATATGTGAAGAAAATATAGTTTTACAGGCTGAATTTGACAATAAATGGGATGCTATCAGAGCCTGCGGGGAAATATTGGTAAATCAGGGCTATGTCGCCGAAGAATATATTGATGATATGCTGGAGAGGGAAAAAGTAGCTACAGTACACATCGGCAATCATCTGGCAATTCCCCACGGAATTGCCAATTCCGAATGCCACATCTTTCATTCTGGAATTTCATTTATACAAATTCCTGACGGGGTATCTTTTGGCGAAGATACCGCCTATCTTATGATAGGTATTGCAGGAAAAGACGGAACACACATTGATATATTGAGCAACATTGCCCTTGCATGCTCTGAACTGGAAACTATTGAAATATTACGTCACACAAACGATAAAAATCTTATTATTAACACATTTTCAAATATGGATGTTTAA
- a CDS encoding PTS mannitol transporter subunit IICB — MNQENQIKIKIQKFGAFLSGMVMPNIGAFIAWGLLTALFIPTGWFPNERLGSMVGPTLNYLMPVLIGYTGGWAVYGRRGGVIGAISTMGVVIGADITMLIGGMIMGPLGAWIMKQVDKLYEGKVKPGMEMLVDNFSMGIVGLIMMIFGFVAIEPIISVILSVMTVGVNFLINAKLLPLTALFVQPGQVLFLNNAINHGIMTPIAIEQAAKFGKSVIFLVEANCGCWFGITLAFMFFGKGMAKKSAPAAALIMFFGGIGEVVFPYVLSKPKTLLGAILGNMASLFILTTFNGGTVAAVAMLVASFFLMRDKTEDYETEAALNTEGVGEPADTLETMTPSGNIENIIFACDAGMGSSVMGVSVMKNMLKKAMIYKNVEHVSVAEIPEKADLIVTTKSLEGRVRDVIKKYNKDIPVFAVDNLMNNAEYEKIIEYLKTLS, encoded by the coding sequence ATGAATCAAGAAAATCAAATTAAAATCAAAATCCAAAAATTTGGAGCATTTTTAAGCGGTATGGTCATGCCTAATATCGGAGCATTTATTGCATGGGGACTCTTAACAGCGCTTTTTATCCCTACAGGCTGGTTTCCTAATGAAAGACTGGGAAGCATGGTCGGTCCTACACTGAATTATTTAATGCCGGTTTTAATTGGTTATACCGGCGGCTGGGCTGTATACGGACGAAGAGGAGGAGTTATCGGTGCTATTTCGACAATGGGTGTTGTCATAGGTGCTGATATCACTATGCTGATCGGCGGAATGATTATGGGACCGCTGGGTGCCTGGATAATGAAACAGGTTGATAAACTATATGAAGGTAAAGTCAAACCCGGAATGGAAATGCTCGTTGATAATTTTTCCATGGGAATAGTCGGACTTATTATGATGATATTTGGCTTTGTAGCTATTGAGCCCATTATTTCTGTTATATTAAGCGTAATGACTGTCGGCGTAAATTTCCTTATTAATGCTAAGCTATTGCCATTAACAGCATTATTTGTCCAGCCTGGCCAGGTATTATTCCTGAATAATGCTATTAATCACGGTATCATGACACCTATTGCAATAGAACAGGCTGCTAAATTTGGAAAATCAGTTATATTTCTCGTAGAGGCAAACTGCGGATGCTGGTTTGGTATCACACTTGCCTTTATGTTCTTCGGAAAAGGCATGGCCAAAAAATCTGCTCCCGCAGCCGCACTTATTATGTTTTTCGGCGGTATCGGAGAAGTTGTATTCCCTTATGTATTAAGTAAGCCAAAAACATTGCTCGGAGCTATACTCGGAAACATGGCATCGCTGTTTATCCTTACCACTTTTAACGGCGGAACCGTAGCTGCTGTTGCAATGCTTGTAGCTTCTTTCTTCCTCATGAGGGACAAAACAGAAGATTACGAAACAGAAGCTGCCTTAAACACAGAAGGTGTCGGAGAGCCGGCAGATACCCTGGAAACAATGACTCCATCTGGAAATATCGAAAATATTATATTTGCATGTGATGCAGGTATGGGGTCAAGTGTTATGGGAGTTTCCGTTATGAAAAATATGCTGAAAAAAGCCATGATCTATAAAAATGTCGAGCATGTATCCGTAGCTGAAATTCCGGAAAAGGCTGACTTAATAGTTACCACAAAATCCCTTGAGGGAAGAGTCAGGGATGTTATAAAAAAATACAATAAGGATATTCCTGTTTTTGCCGTGGATAATCTTATGAATAATGCAGAATATGAAAAAATAATAGAATATTTAAAAACACTGTCTTAG